One Amaranthus tricolor cultivar Red isolate AtriRed21 chromosome 1, ASM2621246v1, whole genome shotgun sequence DNA window includes the following coding sequences:
- the LOC130826613 gene encoding uncharacterized protein LOC130826613, which produces MAGDDGAPPLPPQKIEINNPFYLGAHDRSGDFIIPIRLKLDNFDSWSHAIKVALCSCRKFDFLDGTITDVVSLATKEDWVVVHCMLVSWLMNTIDPEVKSMLSNYDNAKQLWDDLHKRFCVVNGPRIHQLKSQINKCEQTKTMSVAIYFGKLKVLWDELAQLQPLISCKCGKCTCDVSKQHVKHREDDMLQQFLLGLYSEYYTQIRSNILAQDPLPSLNKAYQQVSQEELVRGFARVQDEPSLPVGFVVHATVLSLPRTSLFVLIARSQIIWLQTVMLYKCVLIAKSEDMILLATLKLLVTLKDGPRGIEDASHLVKAVGWHVQMQQPSAAHLQHTRRQTPSPPLFLRLQVDKFSRQHSGKLSWVSLIIDTGATHHVIGEKSWLFVIKNIHCPMGLPNGDTVVANMEGSVYLSATITLHHVLYDQMKALIGTGVRRDGLYYFSKSEVVSVVEATSDVELWHKRMGHPSEKVVKSLPHVSRSRSSLNKNCEVCFRSKHHRDKFPLRLYGFIY; this is translated from the exons ATGGCTGGTGATGATGGTGCGCCACCACTACCACCACAGAAAATCGAAATTAATAATCCTTTCTACCTCGGTGCACATGATAGGTCGGGGGATTTTATCATACCAATTAGActcaaacttgataattttgatTCTTGGTCACATGCCATTAAAGTTGCTCTTTGTTCTTGTCGTAAATTCGATTTTCTTGATGGCACGATTACGGATGTTGTGTCACTCGCAACAAAGGAGGATTGGGTCGTGGTACATTGTATGCTCGTGTCATGGCTCATGAATACAATCGATCCTGAGGTAAAATCTATGCTTTCAAATTATGATAATGCAAAACAGTTGTGGGATGATTTGCATAAACGGTTTTGTGTTGTGAATGGACCTCGGATTCATCAGTTGAAATCTCAAATTAATAAATGTGAGCAAACTAAAACCATGTCTGTTGcgatttattttggaaaattaaaGGTTTTGTGGGATGAACTTGCACAATTACAACCTTTAATTTCTTGTAAGTGTGGCAAATGTACTTGTGATGTTAGTAAGCAACACGTAAAGCATCGTGAAGATGATATGTTGCAACAATttttacttggtttgtattCCGAGTATTATACGCAAATTAGGTCAAATATTCTTGCTCAAGACCCTTTGCCATCATTGAATAAAGCCTATCAACAAGTATCTCAAGAAGAACTTGTACGTGGCTTTGCACGTGTCCAAGACGAACCCTCACTTCCCGTGGGGTTTGTTGTCCATGCAACAGTGCTAAGCCTGCCTCGGACAAGCTTGTTTGTACTCATTGCAAGAAGCCAGATCATTTGGCTTCAAACTGTTATGCTTTACAAGTGTGTGCTCATTGCAAAAAGCGAGGACATGATATTACTCGCTACTTTGAAATTGTTGGTTACCCTGAAGGATGGACCACGGGGGATCGAGGACGCAAGCCACCTAGTCAAGGCCGTGGGGTGGCACGTGCAAATGCAGCAGCCGTCAGCAGCTCATCTACAGCATACCCGGCGTCAGACTCCTTCACCTCCACTCTTTCTCCGTCTTCAAGTGGACAAGTTTTCACGGCAGCATAGTGGAAAGCTATCATGGGTTTCTTTG ATCATTGATACAGGTGCAACTCATCATGTCATTGGAGAAAAATCTTGGTTGTTTGTCATTAAAAATATACATTGCCCTATGGGTTTGCCAAATGGTGATACTGTAGTTGCTAATATGGAGGGATCGGTTTATTTGTCAGCTACGATCACTCTACATCACGTTCTATAT GACCAAATGAAGGCCCTGATTGGAACGGGAGTTAGGCGGGATGGACTATACTACTTCAGCAAATCGGAGGTGGTATCTGTAGTTGAAGCTACATCTGATGTGGAGTTGTGGCATAAAAGAATGGGGCATCCTTCCGAGAAAGTAGTTAAGTCACTTCCGCATGTCAGTAGATCCAGGAGTAGTTTGAATAAAAATTGTGAAGTCTGTTTTCGTTCTAAACACCATAGAGACAAGTTTCCTttaa GGCTGTATGGATTTATTTACTGA
- the LOC130824195 gene encoding uncharacterized protein LOC130824195, producing MAASSSAFNFVISHNRRTIKSSLLENNHSLLPIPTKLPLLPSSKLTVCSVAKTIPQQVQLDQESNILSPSSPNSSWAEFASKVSGEWDGFGADFTIQGKPIELPESVVPSAYREWEVKVFDWQTQCPTLADPQNLYLSYRSIKLLPTVGCEADAATVYISDDRLIGGEDANRVLAFAFQNTGCYVSLWSVVQNDVYQVFELEHCLIDPRDKESRVRVIQTLRFEGLKLKLQKISVFCELWYGPFRNGDQLGGCAIHDSAFASTPALDASDVTGVWQSQDGLARFEISLNNLFQEIVGSSTQKHIRNESELIMLPRQLWCSLKESENGETCGEVGWLLDPGFAISSRCIFSSDGKLKEIAVGNEIAAVN from the exons ATGGCAGCATCATCATCAGCATTTAACTTTGTAATCTCACACAATAGGAGGACTATTAAATCCTCATTACTTGAGAATAACCATTCTCTTTTACCTATCCCCACTAAACTGCCTTTGCTTCCTAGCAGTAAGCTGACTGTTTGCTCTGTAGCTAAGACAATCCCTCAGCAAGTTCAGCTTGATCAGGAAAGCAATATTTTGAGTCCATCTTCTCCTAATTCTA GTTGGGCCGAATTCGCCTCCAAAGTCTCAGGAGAATGGGATGGATTTGGAGCAGATTTCACAATTCAAGGAAAACCCATTGAACTTCCTGAATCAGTAGTACCTTCAGCATATAGAGAATGGGAAGTTAAAGTCTTTGATTGGCAAACCCAATGCCCTACACTAGCAGACCCACAAAACCTTTATCTGTCCTACAGGTCCATTAAGCTACTTCCTACAGTCGGCTGTGAGGCTGATGCCGCAACAGTATATATCAGTGACGACAGACTCATAGGAGGCGAAGACGCTAACCGTGTCTTAGCCTTTGCATTTCAGAACACTGGTTGTTATGTATCCCTTTGGTCTGTTGTGCAAAATGATGTTTATCAAGTGTTTGAGTTAGAGCATTGTTTGATTGATCCTCGCGATAAGGAGTCTCGAGTTAGGGTGATTCAGACCCTTCGATTCGAGGGTTTGAAGTTAAAGTTACAGAAGATTAGTGTGTTTTGTGAGCTTTGGTATGGACCGTTCAGAAATGGAGATCAGTTGGGTGGTTGTGCTATTCATGATTCTGCGTTTGCGTCTACACCTGCATTGGATGCTTCTGATGTAACTGGTGTTTGGCAGAGCCAAGATGGTTTGGCTCGCTTCGAAATTTCTCTGAAT AATCTATTTCAAGAGATTGTAGGAAGCAGTACACAGAAGCATATCAGAAACGAGAGCGAGCTGATTATGCTACCGCGACAATTATGGTGCTCGCTTAAAGAAAGCGAAAATGGCGAAACCTGTGGCGAGGTAGGATGGTTATTAGATCCTGGATTTGCTATTTCATCAAGATGCATTTTCTCAAGTGATGGAAAATTGAAG GAAATAGCAGTAGGGAATGAGATTGCAGCTGTGAATTAA
- the LOC130814318 gene encoding calcium-dependent protein kinase 26-like has product MGNTCRGSFGVKFHQGEGQPEDHSVVTSNSSTTNKKNDSDYSDYSPNSLRNQQLINQEFSQDNPKKDHNSVVVVSTTKDSNMRKQNDNLTYYVLGHKTPNIRDLYVLSRKLGQGQFGTTYLCTDISTGNEYACKSISKRKLISKEDVEDVRREIQIMHHLAGHKNIVTIKGAYEDSLFVHIVMELCSGGELFDRIIQRGHYSERKAAKLTKIIVGVVESCHSLGVMHRDLKPENFLLVDKDNDFSLKAIDFGLSVFFKPGQIFTDVVGSPYYVAPEVLTKNYGPEADVWTAGVILYILLSGVPPFWAETQQGIFDAVLKGHIDFDSDPWPLISDSAKDLIRRMLCSDPKKRLTAHQVLCHPWICESGVAPDRALDPAVLSRLKHFSAMNKLKKMALRVIAESLSEEEIAGLKEMFTSMDTDNSGAITFEELKAGLKRYGSNLKDTEIRDLMDAADIDNSGTIDYGEFIAATIHLNKLEREEHLVAAFQYFDKDGSGSITIDELQQACQEQGLNDLYLEDVIREVDQNNDGTIDYGEFVAMMRKGDGGIGRRTMRMSMRDAPGPQ; this is encoded by the exons ATGGGCAACACATGCCGGGGATCTTTTGGTGTAAAGTTTCATCAGGGCGAAGGTCAGCCCGAGGACCATTCTGTTGTAACTTCCAATTCAAGTACCACTAATAAGAAAAACGATTCCGATTACTCAGATTATTCTCCTAATAGTTTAAGAAACCAACAACTTATTAATCAGGAATTTAGTCAAGACAATCCCAAGAAAGATCATAATTCTGTGGTGGTTGTATCCACAACAAAAGATAGTAACATGAGGAAGCAAAATGATAACCTAACTTACTATGTTTTGGGTCATAAGACTCCTAACATTCGGGATCTTTATGTGCTCAGTCGTAAATTGGGGCAAGGACAATTTGGGACTACGTATCTTTGCACTGACATTTCCACGGGAAATGAGTATGCTTGTAAATCGATATCGAAAAGGAAGTTAATATCTAAGGAGGACGTGGAGGATGTTAGGAGAGAGATTCAGATAATGCACCATTTGGCTGGTCACAAGAATATTGTGACTATAAAGGGTGCTTATGAAGATTCTTTATTTGTGCACATCGTAATGGAACTTTGTTCGGGGGGTGAGTTGTTTGACCGCATCATTCAGAGGGGACATTATAGTGAGCGAAAGGCTGCCAAATTAACGAAGATCATTGTTGGGGTCGTTGAGTCGTGTCATTCGCTTGGGGTTATGCATCGGGATCTTAAGCCCGAGAATTTCTTGTTGGTCGATAAGGATAATGATTTTTCTCTCAAAGCTATTGACTTTGGGCTGTCTGTCTTCTTCAAACCAG GCCAGATATTTACCGATGTTGTTGGAAGCCCTTACTATGTTGCGCCGGAGGTTCTGACGAAGAATTACGGTCCCGAGGCAGATGTATGGACTGCTGGagttattttgtatatattgctCAGTGGTGTGCCGCCATTTTGGGCTG AAACGCAACAAGGAATATTCGATGCAGTTTTGAAGGGACATATTGACTTTGACTCGGATCCGTGGCCCCTCATATCTGACAGTGCAAAGGATCTGATTCGAAGGATGTTGTGTTCGGACCCGAAAAAACGTTTAACTGCTCATCAAGTCTTAT GTCATCCTTGGATTTGCGAAAGTGGGGTTGCTCCAGATAGAGCATTGGATCCAGCTGTACTTTCTCGTCTCAAACACTTCTCTGCGATGAACAAGCTAAAGAAAATGGCGTTGCGG GTGATCGCTGAAAGCTTATCAGAGGAAGAAATTGCCGGATTGAAAGAAATGTTTACATCAATGGATACCGATAATAGTGGTGCAATTACATTCGAGGAACTCAAAGCTGGTTTGAAAAGATACGGTTCAAACCTTAAAGATACAGAGATACGTGATCTGATGGACGCG GCTGATATTGACAACAGTGGTACAATAGATTATGGCGAATTTATAGCTGCCACTATCCATCTCAACAAGCTCGAGCGTGAGGAGCATCTTGTTGCAGCCTTTCAATATTTTGACAAGGATGGAAGTGGATCAATTACCATTGATGAGCTCCAACAAGCCTGTCAAGAACAGGGTCTTAATGATCTTTACCTTGAAGATGTCATTAGGGAAGTTGACCAAAATAAT GATGGCACTATCGATTACGGTGAATTTGTTGCAATGATGAGGAAAGGTGATGGTGGTATAGGAAGAAGGACTATGCGTATGAGCATGAGAGACGCGCCTGGACCTCAGTAG